One stretch of Raphanus sativus cultivar WK10039 unplaced genomic scaffold, ASM80110v3 Scaffold4413, whole genome shotgun sequence DNA includes these proteins:
- the LOC130507370 gene encoding uncharacterized protein LOC130507370 gives MESGFGPETGMDSLLQTAVYLSKWYTTEVLEGDMSNFWVINTKQKNSWLANKLLRLRATAYDWIKHQVGNGERTYFWTSNWSPFGKIRDYLQGETTSSVGIQSTVTLAELWEEDHWVLPPARSESQVRIYTYLSTLQIVPFEDTMQWMPEGTPQQRYSTRMIYDVLRQEAPTVPWHKQVWFGGGIPKHSFRTWLMVLNRCPTRDRILQWGLSTDGNCLLCNAAPESRDHIYYACAFSSEVWINISGR, from the coding sequence ATGGAATCAGGCTTCGGTCCTGAAACTGGTATGGATTCTCTTCTTCAAACCGCAGTCTATCTGTCCAAATGGTATACTACAGAGGTGTTGGAGGGCGACATGAGCAACTTCTGGGTAATCAATACAAAACAGAAGAACTCTTGGTTAGCAAATAAATTACTACGGCTCAGAGCTACTGCCTATGACTGGATCAAGCATCAAGTAGGAAATGGAGAAAGGACTTACTTCTGGACTTCAAATTGGTCACCATTTGGTAAGATAAGGGACTACTTGCAAGGGGAAACAACCTCCTCTGTAGGTATCCAATCGACTGTGACGCTAGCTGAATTATGGGAAGAAGATCATTGGGTTCTTCCTCCTGCCAGATCAGAGAGCCAAGTGCGCATATACACTTACCTATCCACTCTCCAGATCGTGCCATTTGAAGACACTATGCAATGGATGCCAGAAGGAACTCCTCAACAACGCTACTCTACAAGAATGATATATGATGTTTTAAGACAGGAGGCGCCGACGGTTCCCTGGCATAAACAAGTCTGGTTTGGAGGTGGGATTCCAAAGCATAGCTTCAGAACATGGCTTATGGTGTTGAATCGCTGCCCTACTCGCGACCGCATCCTACAGTGGGGTCTGTCAACAGATGGAAATTGTCTCCTCTGTAACGCCGCACCGGAATCCAGGGACCACATTTACTACGCTTGTGCTTTCTCCTCGGAAGTCTGGATAAACATCTCTGGCCGGTAA